The Lolium rigidum isolate FL_2022 chromosome 1, APGP_CSIRO_Lrig_0.1, whole genome shotgun sequence region ctccgcgctgtccagtggcggcggggaatcatcgccgctgctgggctTCCGGAatctatcccaccaatggcgtCATCCTGGAGGcttgccctcgctggaggtgtcagaTGGAAGGCTAGAGATGTAGCTCATCCTGAGAAGCTTGGATGAATAGCGGCtggttgaagatccgaaagcgcctacgtacgGATCTTATTGAGtgcagatgaacggcggcgcagaagtcgaagagagcagcggttgctcttccgaggagttcgcgctccattccggcggttggcgcgtcggtcgacgcggtttccaatgcgacggttccccttcccggcaactacaccgtcgctacgtaggcggcggttgagcgtccgagccgctgacgcgtcgggcccgcgcctcctcgcctctcatttcgttgtgttcgGGGTGCCCGgaacgtcccctgtgtagcggggatgggctgggggcgccggacaccgtattgagccgcgccggacaaaaagggcctttggggcgcgTGGCTGGGAAtgattttttgtccgacgcgccctaaatacctttggggacggtttgggggacgcgactggagatgctctaatctagCAAGAGCCTCGCTGTCATCATATCCGTCGCCGGTGACGTTGGAAGCCATGCCCTACTGACGAAGACGAAGGATGTAGTGGGCTTTGCCCCAATGGTCCCCTATGCAAGGAGGTGGGCTTTTGAAGGGGCCGCACGTCTGGAAAGTGGGAGCAGCGCAATCTGTGACATGCGCTCGGTGTCACGGGGATAGCGGCCATCACAGATCTTCAAGTGGTGGTGCCGGCTAAACTCATGTGTTCGACCTTCCTGTAGGTAGAGTTGCGGCGAGGTGCGGAGGCAGCTCCCCTGTAGTGGCTTGGCATTTGGGTTACGCCTTGACTGCGTCCCGACTAGGGCAGTGGTGAATCTATGGCTAATGTGTCCCAATCTCCGGTGGTTTGCCTTTCATTGCCCTCTTGTGCTGCTCATGGAGGATCTACGAGGCGAAGCTCCATTCGGTCGGGGTTAGCAATGACGGCGTCTGTGGGCATTGTTACCTTGTTGAAGCCGTCTTCGCTGCAAATCTCCTCGCCCCTGCGGCCCCGCGCTCACAAGATGTTTCGTACGAAACCCTAGACCTTTGTCAACCGGATCAGACGATAGCGACACTTTAGGTGCCGTTCTTTTTCTTGGAGGAATCGTTTTGGAACAAGCTCTAGATATAGGGGTCTAATTGTGGAAGTGGTGTTTCATCTATCACGGCGATGATGGAGAGTCCTGGTAGCATGGTGCAACGTGGTCTTGGTGCCAAGATGGACTCGCACAGGGTGGAGGCAATGGCTGGCGTCATGATGACATCGATGGCAGACCTAGTAAGATCTATGCAGATCTCTATCCTAGAGTTGGCTCAGCTATTTGACGGAGGTGACGACTTCTGAAGCGAGGACATGCTGGGCTCGTTGAGGATCTAATGGTCCGGATGAGTGCTCCTGTTTCGCCATAGGGTGACTCGGTGATTCCCCCGGTACCCAGCTTGTGGAGCGTTGTTTCGTGTTTTTAGGGCATAAGGCTTTGATGACATTTTCTTGTTCCATTGCCAGGTTTGTAGGTCAtctttgaaaaaaaaatgaagtGTTGCGAACCTAAGCTGGGCTTTGCAAAACATTTTTCTGAAAAAATACACCGATCTACAGTACAAAGAATCTCAAAAGTAATAAAAAGaattacaaatatgtttttagACTACCTAGGGACGAGCACATACACTAGCACGAGTCGAAGGCGTGCCGCCGTCCTTGCCCCACCATCGCCGGACCTagacaaagcttgtcgtagtacatAAATGGAAAATTGTCATGCTAAAACTCCAAAGGATAAACACACCAGAGCAGGAACCATCGCCAAAGATGAGACCAGTAGATCAGAAGAGACAgacctgaaaccacaccaacaaacacgaaaacCAACCGTATCATAGGAGATGGGACGCACAACTTCGCGCCCTCCACCAGCGCTAAACGCACCACCGAAGATAGGATAGGACGGAGAGCACCTTGCTCTGATTATAAGATGCAGCTGTCGCCTCACCATCTCAATGAAGACACTACAAATGAATTTAACCAAACAACGAGAACCCTCCGGCCGACGAGGGACCATGGTCCCCACCCCTCTGAGATAAAGGCCAACGAAGACGAAGCAGACCAACGTTATCGCTAAACGAGTAAGACGAAAACCTAGATGGGCTTTTAGGACAGCCTCACTTTTCCCTGCTCGTATGCATTAAGGTAAAACCTAAATGAGATTGCATCCTCATCCGTGCAATAAACACAGCACCACCAACAACACTCGTGGCGACAGCTTTGGTTGGTGTGGGGACAGACGAGCGTGGTTGACCGGCAGCTCCGAGCTTTCAAGGTTTGGCCCCTGGAGCAAGTGGTGGCTACGCCGAGTCGCCGACGGAGAGAGGCCGGGTACTACTTACTACATGGCGGTTGACTCCTTCAGTTTGGCAGAGAGAGTCAAGAACGGTGGCCGTTACTGCATTTTGGCACGTCTCGCTCCCGATCGATCGAGCGGCGAAACATGTGAACGTGGCTGGTCTCCAGAAAGTAGATGGAGCATGGACCTGGGTAGGGTTGCGAGCAGGAGCCCGCGTAAATCCACCTACGGATGTTCTAAAAGTAACGTATGTTCTACAGGAGTAGTgtatttttttttactacagtatctaAGATTAACACATGTTCGGAAGTGTACATGCAGGTTTACGGGATGTCCACTTTGCAACCCTAACGAGAGGGCACCCAAGGGTACACAAAGTTTCGATTTGCGGAATTGTCCAACTTTGCAACCCTAACTCAAGTTTTTGTGCATTCCTAACACAAAGTTTCGACCCGGTCAGTCTAACTGGCTGACAGCGCCTGCTGGATAATTCTCCCCAGCGTACCAGGTTACTGTATGTCACGCTGTCATCACAAAAGAGGAAAACAACGGCATTCCAACTTACATGTTTGCGCCGGAGAAGATGGTACAATTTGTCGAGCAGAATCCAGTTGGCTACATTTCACAGAACTCGCCGGAACAGAACATGAAAATGCTATGTAACTGCTCTCTTTTTTTACATGTTCCACACAAGGGGAATTGACCAAATTCAGCAGCTTTGATGAGGTATATATGGTACACTGCACTGCAGGCAAGCGTAGCCGGTGCAGAAGAGCTCTATGAAAGGCTGAAACTCAGGAGGATCCTCATCTTTTTCTCAGCACAATTCATCCAATGGCATTTCCACTACATCAGGTAGTGCAACTGGGCACACCCCCGAGAGTTTGTCAACATTGACACCTCTCCTAATACGTTTTATATAATCCCATCAGAGGCTTCTCCCTGTCTTCAACTCGTTTCCTCGCCGCTTCCCGCGCTCTGAGggctgcttcctcctccttcgtgACCACCTTGGGCTTCTCCTCTCTTTTTCTCTTGTTAGCAGCAACACCAGATGGAGCGCCCTTCACAGCTCTCATCGGGTTCAGTGGTTTTGTGACCACCAAACCTGGAGCTGGCCCTCCTTTGATACTCGAGATAACTCCGCCTCCACCAGGTGGTTTTGCTTGCGAAGTTGACGATTGTGCAACATCAGTTTTGGAAGTTTCCACCGACTTGTATGCCTCTTCCTGGGTTACCCATTTGCCTGCTCAGCAAAAGAAACATAAATATATGAATTATAAGTTTATAACAAACAACGTTTCTGGTAAGCATGAAAGGACAAATACGAAATTTAGATATCTGTGTCTGCCTACAGGACGTACCTAAACCGTCAGAATAATAGAAGCCGGAGTTTGAGTCGTAGTAAAGTCCAGTAGATTTATCATGATAATACCCTGTAGTTGAGTCAAATACCCATCCTGCACAAACAAGATTTCAAACATGTTAACCAACACAGGTAAGACCTTCAGAATGGCATCAATGCATTGTTAacaatctcaaaaaaaaaatgctttGTCACAGTTCAGCATAATCAGATTTTCTATTACAGTCCATGCAGAGTATACTTAACAATGTTCTTTAGTATTAAGGTTGAattggtgaatgcctggtgtcacaaaaaCAATATAAGCTCAAAGTTCCCCATTGGACcatttttcaatgaaatgaaacgcaaaggtcctttgcgttttctcgaaaaagttCCCCATTGGACCATTTTTCCTAGGCCCGAAGTCCCCCGGGCCCATTTGAAATCTCCATCGACGCCCTAGCCCAGAACGACACATGTTCAAATTAATCACATGTGGTAATGCGATTAGATTTCCATCACCTAAGTAACTACTAGCGTCACCACCTATCTTATCTCCCTCTCTAGCACGTCTTGAAAACAGCGTGTCCCTTCTCCATGGCTATCATGTACTCTTGTATCCAAATCACCAAAGGCCAGCTGGAAAGAATCAGTATGTCAGTGTTGTGAGAGAA contains the following coding sequences:
- the LOC124685288 gene encoding zinc finger protein ZOP1-like, producing the protein MTEYWVSQGNKWCDLCKIFISNNPFSIRTHELGKRHKDNVTQRLSTMQKDGAAKEKEQQQAAKALQLIEAKAKKSYQKDLENNQRNVDGDSSAAPGEGWVFDSTTGYYHDKSTGLYYDSNSGFYYSDGLGKWVTQEEAYKSVETSKTDVAQSSTSQAKPPGGGGVISSIKGGPAPGLVVTKPLNPMRAVKGAPSGVAANKRKREEKPKVVTKEEEAALRAREAARKRVEDREKPLMGLYKTY